A stretch of the Papaver somniferum cultivar HN1 chromosome 6, ASM357369v1, whole genome shotgun sequence genome encodes the following:
- the LOC113287857 gene encoding peroxidase 39-like — protein MGTMSSTSLAILVLFGLYSSAFAQLKKGFYSRSCPEAEKIVLDYVNEHVPHAPTLAATFIRMHFHDCFVRGCDGSVLLNRTSSNNPVEKEAPPNLTLQGFDFIDRVKALLEAECPQTVSCADVVALVARDVVAITGGPSWKVPTGRRDGSVSNQAEALNQIPGPSDNFTELRTSFANKGLNVKDLVLLSGAHTIGITHCNEFSDRLYNFTGKGDQDPSLDSEYATNLKNKKCKTITDNTTLVEMDPGSFRTFDLSYFKNLVKRRGLFTSDAALITDSTSLSYVTELVNGNLSKFFTEFAKSMEKMGKVGVKVGTAGEIRKQCAIVNS, from the exons ATGGGAACAATGAGTTCAACTAGCCTTGCAATTTTGGTTCTTTTTGGATTGTATAGTTCAGCATTTGCACAACTAAAAAAGGGTTTTTACTCTCGAAGTTGTCCAGAAGCTGAGAAAATAGTACTAGATTATGTTAACGAACATGTTCCACATGCTCCAACATTGGCCGCTACGTTTATCAGAATGCATTTTCACGACTGCTTTGTCAGG GGATGTGATGGATCTGTGTTATTGAACAGAACGTCATCAAACAACCCAGTGGAGAAAGAGGCTCCACCTAATCTAACCCTTCAAGGTTTCGATTTCATTGACAGAGTAAAAGCCTTGCTAGAAGCTGAATGCCCCCAAACAGTTTCTTGTGCAGATGTTGTAGCTTTGGTTGCAAGAGATGTTGTTGCTATCACT GGGGGACCTTCATGGAAAGTCCCCACTGGACGAAGAGATGGCTCTGTTTCAAACCAAGCCGAAGCTTTAAATCAGATCCCTGGACCATCTGACAATTTTACTGAACTTCGCACAAGTTTCGCAAACAAAGGACTTAATGTGAAAGATCTTGTTCTTCTATCCG GTGCTCATACAATTGGTATCACTCATTGTAATGAATTCTCTGACCGTCTCTACAACTTTACTGGTAAAGGAGACCAAGATCCTTCTTTGGACAGTGAATATGCAACAAATTTGAAGAATAAGAAATGCAAAACGATCACAGATAACACAACATTAGTTGAAATGGATCCAGGGAGTTTTAGAACTTTTGATTTAAGTTACTTCAAAAATTTAGTCAAAAGACGAGGTCTATTTACATCTGATGCGGCTCTAATAACTGATTCTACTTCATTATCCTACGTCACTGAACTTGTTAACGgaaatttatcaaaattcttCACGGAATTTGCCAAGTCCATGGAAAAGATGGGCAAAGTTGGAGTTAAAGTCGGAACTGCCGGAGAGATAAGGAAGCAGTGTGCCATTGTTAACAGCTAA